The window GGCAGCGCCTCGGTGGAGCCCGCCGACGCGAGCATGCCCGGGTATCCCAGAGCTGCGACACCCACCGCCGTGCTCTGCGGCCAGGCAAGCTCCGCTGAGGGAACTACGGGAGCATCCGTCTCGACCACAACGGCGGCGGTAGGCGACAGCGGTGCCAGCAAGGTCATGGGGAGGTAAGCACCAGCGATGAGCACAACCGCGGCGCTCCCGAATACGGCCAGTCTGCGTCGTCGGTAGGTGTGGGATGTTACAGGCACACGGTCGATTCTAGGAGGCGGCTGGAGGCGAGGATGTACGGCGCGGCCGAAGCTCCCACAGTGCTACCGCACTAGCTGCCGCCACGTTGAGGGAATCGACGCCCCGCGACATGGGAATAGTGACGACGGTATCTGCGGCGGCGATCGCTGCCCGGCTCAGGCCATCGCCCTCGGAGCCCATCACGATGGCAAGGCGCTCGGGAGCCGCCGCCGAAAACTCGTCAAGCGGCACCGCTCCGTCTTCGAGAGCCAGGGCGGCAATATGGAACCCGCGGGCCGAGAGCATCTGTCGCGCTTCTGGCCACTCGGGTAGGCGAGTCCACGGCACCTGGAGCACAGCTCCCATGCTCACGCGAACACTGCGGCGATAGAACGGGTCCGCGCACCGAGGCGTGATCAGCACCGCATCGGCGCCCAGGCCAGCGACTGCACGAAAGATGGCGCCAACATTGGTGTGATCGGCGAGATCCTCAAGAACGACTACCCGGCGGGCGTCGGCGATCAACTCGTCGACGGGCACAAGCGCCGGTCGATGCATCGATGCCAGTGCTCCGCGATGCAGGCTGAACCCCGTGAGAG is drawn from Salinibacterium hongtaonis and contains these coding sequences:
- a CDS encoding TrmH family RNA methyltransferase produces the protein MPVIRVSDLTAPGLDDYARLTDVVLRRLSEPAGGLYIAESSKVIQRAIAAGHRPRSFLVLEKWLPEVEHLAEQFDVPVFVGDDDVLSSLTGFSLHRGALASMHRPALVPVDELIADARRVVVLEDLADHTNVGAIFRAVAGLGADAVLITPRCADPFYRRSVRVSMGAVLQVPWTRLPEWPEARQMLSARGFHIAALALEDGAVPLDEFSAAAPERLAIVMGSEGDGLSRAAIAAADTVVTIPMSRGVDSLNVAAASAVALWELRPRRTSSPPAAS